ACCGCCGAGGTGGTGTCGGTGCCGCCCAGGTCGCCGAAGCGGCCCAGGATCTTCAGCACCGACTCGCCGTTGTCGTACGCCAGGTTCCGGCTCGTGGTGCCGAACTCGACGAGGTCCGCCTGCTCGGCCCGCAGCGCCAGCGCCGTGCCGAAGATCGCCGCCGCGTCGGCCCGGTTGAGCTCCGAGCGGTCCGACAGCCGCGCCCACATCGAGCCCGAACGGTCGACCAGGACCAGCGTCCGGCCGGCCAGCGCGGGCACATTGGCCAGCGAGTGGCCGAGCGCCTGCTCCAGCGGGTACGCCCAGCGCAGCGAGGGCGCGTGCTGGTACGCGGCCAGGTACCGGAAGGGGAACTGTCGCGACCGCGCGACCTCGGCCGGGTCGCTGATGCGCGCCGCGACCTGGGCCGCGACCTCGTCCGAGACACCGGCCTGGTCGAAGTTGCGCAGGTTGCGGACGAGCGCCATGGCACCCATGGACGGGATCACGGCCTCCCAGGCCGCCTTGTCCATCGGGCCCTGGAGCCATCCGGCCAGCGCCTCCCACGTCATCCCGGCCGCCGCGAGCCGCTCGGCGCCGCCCTCGGACGTGACGACCGCACGCCGCCGCTCGACCGGCACCGCCATCAGCTCGCGGTGCGCGGTGAGCACGGTGTTCGACGCGGGCGGCACGGCCGTGTCCGGGTTGTGCCGGCGGTCGAGCGCGTACCGGAACAGCTCGCCCTGCCACGGCTTGTCCGCGTCGGGCGCCGCGTGCACCAGGTTCAGGATGTCCCCGAAGCGGTAGCCCTTGGACGCGGTGTCGTACTTCAGCAGCGACTTGCCGTTGTAGAGACGCTGTACCGCGTCGGCGACTCCGCGCTTGACGGGCTTGGGCACCGCGCGGCCGTACGTCGCCGTCCAGCACCCGAGCAGTTCGCCGGGCTCGTCCGGGCGCCGCAGCACCGAGGCGATGACCTGCCGGTTGGCCGGGCCGTCGGTGACGCCCGCGTCGAGGCGTGCCTTGACGTACTCGGCGGCGCCCACGATCGAGGCCGTACGGAGGTTGCCCTCGCCGCGCAGCCAGCCGAGCAGGCCGGCCGTCCACGCGGGGTCCTCGACGGCGAGCTGCCGCACGAGGCGTACGTAACGGTCGTCACGGTCGGCGCCGGACTCGTAGAAGGTCTGCTGCGAGACGAAGTTGGCGATCGCCAGCAGAAAGAGTTCGGAACGCGCGTCCCGCTCATGACCGCGGCCGCCCTCGTACGACCGGAGTACTCGTCCGGTGGAGGTGACACGCGAGGTGGGCTGAGCTCGTGCCGCCTTCTTGTTGAATCGCGCCATGGTGAATTCCCCCGAATTCATTGTCTTTTCGGAGGGAGGCGCAACAAAAGGAGGGTGTCCGAGGTCGAAGTCGACTGCGGTGACCATAAACTGGCGCGTCTTCCGTTCCGCCACACCGGCCCTGGGCCGATGACGGGATTCGAACCCGCACGAGGGACTCGCCCCCACCAGTTCCCGAAGTATCCGCCGCCTGCGCACCGGGCACCCACCTTGAGCTGCGCCTCCCCGAGATCAAAATGCTTCGCACCGGGAGGTGCATGAAGTTGTGGTGTCCAGAGTTCAGGTCGGCGGAACCGACATTAGGTGCTCTAACCCCTGAGCTACACCGGCGCGTTGTACCGGTGGCGGGACTCGAACCCGCGGCCGCCCCATTATCAGTGGAAGTAGGTCCTGCCTTCGCACCTGGACGTTCATCACTGTAGGAGGGCGGCCGCGGAACGGGCGAGCGAATTAATTACCCGCGCTTGTGGCGCTTCCAGGGTCCGGTGATGGCGAGCATGATTCCGGGCGTCTGGATGTTGGCGTACAGGGTCCGGCCGCTGGGCGAGAAGGTGACGCCGGTGAACTCGCTGTACTCGGGCTCCTCTTCGGTGCCGATGTTGAGTTCGTTGCGGGCGATGGGGTAGGTGCGGCCGCTGTCAGTGGCGCCGAACAGATGCTGGACGCCCTCGCCGTCCTCGGCGATGACGAGGCCGCCGTAGGGGGAGACGGTGATGTTGTCGGGGCCGTCGAAGGCGCCGTCCTTGGAGGGGTCGGGGTTGACGCCCAGCAGGACCTTCAACGTCAGGGTGCGGCGCTTGGGGTCGTAGAACCAGACCTGGCCGTCGTGCTGGACGGGGCTCTCGTCACGGGCGTAGGAGGAGACGATGTAGGTGCCGCCGTCGCCCCACCACATGCCCTCCAGCTTGCGGGCGCGGGTGACCTGGCCGTCGGTGAACTGCTTGCGGACGGGCACCGTCTTGGCGTCTCGGTCGGGGACGTCGATCCAGTCGACGCCGTAGACCGTGCCGGTCTTCGTGGCGCGGGAGAGGTCGTCGACGAACTTGCCGCCGGAGTCGAAGCACTTGAACGCCTGGAGGACGCCGGCGTCGTCGGCGAGGGTGCGCAGCTTGCCGCGGCCGTGCCGGAAGCCCTCGGGCGGGGTCCAGCGGAAGAGCAGGCCGTTGGGGCCCGAGGCGTCCTCGGTGAGGTAGGCGTGGCCGCGCTTGGGGTCGATGACGACCGCCTCGTGGGCGTACCGGCCGAACGCCTTGACGGGCCTGGGGTCGCGGTTGGCACGGCGGTCGGCGGGGTCGACCTCGAAGATGTAACCGTGGTCCTTGGTCATGCCGTTCTGGCCGGCCTTGTCCTCGGTCTCCTCGCCGGTGAGCCAGGTGCCCCAAGGGGTGCTGCCGCCCGCGCAGTTGGTGGAGGTGCCGGCGATGCCGACCCACTCGGCGACCTGTCCGTCGGGGCGGACCTCGACGACGGTGCAGCCGCCGGACGCGGCGGGGTCGTAGACCAGGCCCTCGGTGAGCGGCACGGGGTACTTCCAGTTGGCGCGCGGGCCCTTCAGCTCGTGGTTGTTGACGAGGAGGGTGGTGCCGCGGGGGCCCGCGAAGGTGGCCGTGCCGTCGTGGTTGGAGGGCGTGATCTCGCCGGACTCCAGCTTGGTCTTCCCGCTGTAGGTGATGACGCGGTACTTGAACCCGGCGGGCAGCGCGAGGATGCCGTCGGGGTCGGGGATCAGCGGCCCGTAGCCGACACCGCCGTGGCCGCCCGCGGCCTCGGCTCCCTGGCTCTCGATGTCGGTGGCCGCGAGGGCGTTGGGCGCGGTGGCGAGGGCGCCGACACTGCCGGCCAGCGCGACCCCGGCGCCGGTGATCGCGGATTTCGTGGCGAAGTCCCTGCGGGTGAGCGACATGGTGTCTCCTGTGACGGTGGGTGGCCTGGAGGGTGGGGGACCTCGGGTCGGCGCCACCGTTTCGCCCGCGTCTGAACAGAAGTTGAACAGGGGACGGCTGCGAGGGCCCCGCTTCCGTGAATCCGCCAGATCGCCGCTGTTCGAGCCAACAGGCGGAATAATCTTCGTAATGAAGGTCAACGGGGGCGAATCGTAATGAAATTCGTGATTCATTTCAGAATGCCTTGACTCTCGGAGTCCCGGGACATAGACCGGAAGAGCACACCACCCGAAGGGGAGGCGAGCCCGATGGACGCAAGGCGGGTGAGTCGCCTCCATGAAGGCCGGCTCATGAAGCTGGCCCATGTGAGTGGAGTCGGCACCGGGAGGGACGAGCACTCGGGACAGGACGTGATCATCGTCTTCGTCACCCGGAAAGTGCCCCGTGACCGGCTCCTTCAAGAAGACGTGGTTCCGGACGAGCTCGACGGCGTACCGGTGCGCGTGCTCGCGATCGGTGAAGTGAGCGCTCAGGAAAAGGACGTGTGAGCCCTGTGCGCTGAGTCACCGCGCCGCGGCCCGTGAGGAACCCAGAGCAGAAAACTGAAGAGGTGGCCTGGCGTGAGCCAGCCCGAAATGATGCGAGGACCGACTGGTGGTCAGCTGAGTGACAGCTCCCGCCAGCAAGCGAACTCAGACTTCCTGCGGGCGCAGTCGCCGCTGGCCAACGTCGTAGGCTTCGGCCACGGCGTGAAGTGGATCGACGGACAGCCCACGGGCGAGGCAGCCGTGCTGGTGTTCGTGACCCAGAAGGTTCCGGAGTCCCAGCTTCCCGAGCGGGATGTCGTCCCGCAGATGATGGACGACGGAACTCCCACCGACGTGATCGCGGTCGGCCATGTCGCCGCGCAGCGTCAGCGCACGACCTCGGGCCGCTCCGAGGACCGCAGCGCCCCCTACCGGTCCGACGGCAGCGTGGCCGAGCAACTCGCGGGCCTCTCCCAGCCGTTGCTGGAAGAGCTCAGCGGGCTCGGACAGTTCGAGCCGCAGCTTCTCAAGCGCCGTATGCGCCCGTCCCCTTCCGGCTTCTCGGTCGGCAACGTACGGGTGACCGCGGGCACGCTGGGCAGCGTGGTGTACGACTTCCTGCCGGGCGCCTCCGTGGACCCGCCGGGTCCCGGCCTCGGCACACCGTCGAAGTTCTACATCCTCTCCAACAACCACGTGCTGGCCGACTCCAACCGCGCGCAGCTGGGCAGCTCGATCCTGCAGCCCGGAGCGTTCGACGGCGGTACGGACCCGGCGGACCGGATCGCGACCCTGGACCGGTTCATCCCGATCCAGTTCGCGCCGCAGATCCCGCTGGAGCGCCACAACAACGTCGTGGACTGCGCGCTCGGTGCGGTGGAGTTCCAGGACGCCAGCCGTGAGCAGTACTTCAGCGGTACGCCGCGTGCCTGGCGGCGCAAGGCCAACGTCGCGGTCGGCGACCTGGTGAAGAAGACGGGACGTACGACGAACATCAGCTTCGGCCGAATCATCGCGACCGACGCCACGATCGACGTCGGCTACGGCACGGCGGGCACGGCCAGGTTCAAGGACCAGGTCCTGACGACGGCCATCTCGGCGGGCGGCGACTCCGGCTCGCTGGTGACCTCCCTCGACAACGTCGCGACCGGTCTGCTCTTCGCGGGCTCCTCGGTCGTCACCGTGGCCAACCACATCGAGAACGTTCGCGCACTGCTGCGGGTGGAGATCGCCGAGCAGCTGGCCTGACGGTCGATCGACACCCGCACAGGAAGAGGGAATCAGCATGACCACGCAGGCCAAGCGGCAGAAGAGCCAAGCCGGCTCCGAACACCGCTTCCACAACCCCCAGGGCGCGGAAGTCAAGACGCGTGACGAGGCGTTCGCCTCACCACAGGACGTGTCCCCCGACGCGGTCTCCACGTCCGCCAAGCTGGAACTGCACAACGGGACGGTGACCTTCGCCATGGAGGTGAAGTACAACCCCAACACCTACCCGCACGTCGTGACCAGCGGCAAGATCACCTCCGGCATCAGCGGCGCCCCCTGGGACATCACGGGCGGCTTCGTGGGCGAGACGATTCGCCTGGACGCGAAGCGCTCCGGCCAGGGCTCTCACGCCCACACGATGACCCTCGTCGGCGAGTTCCAGAACCCGTCGGCCTACCGGGGTACGTACGGCTTCAACGGGGCGACGTCGTCCTTCAAGCACACGACGAGGTACCACTGCTGAGGCAGTGAACCGCTGAAGCGGTGAACGACTGAGTGCTGTGGCGGGGAGGCCGGCGACCTCCCCGCCACAGTCGCGTCAACTCCCCTGCTGGGAACGCGCCTTGAAGGCCGCCTTCCGGGCTTCCTTCGCGATCTTCTTGTCCGGATGCAGCCGCCCCATCGCCTCCAGCACATCCGCGGTCGCCGGGTGATCCACCCGCCAGGCCGCCGAGAAGAACCCGCTGTGCTGCTGTGCCAGTCCCTCGACCAGGGACCTCAGTTCATCGGAGTTGCCTTCGGCCGCGAGCTGCGCGGCGACCGTGTCCACGGTCAGCCAGAAGATCATCGACTCGGAGGGCGGCGGGACGTCGGAGGCGCCCTGCTCGCTCAGCCAGACCCGGGCCAGACCGCCGAGTTCCGCGTCGTCGAGCACCTCCCGCAGGGCGGGCTCGGCAGTTGCGCCGACCAGCGACAACGCCTGCTGGCAGCGCAGCCTGCGCAGCGGCGCCCCGGCGTCCCCGCCCCGCGCGGCGGCCAGCAACTCCCGTGCCGCGGCGAAGGGTTCGCGTCGCGCCAGCCACTGCTCGGTCTCGGCCTGGGCGGCGGCGGGCGGGAAGTGGGCGGTGCCGTCGAGGAGCGCGTCGGCGCCCTTGTCGGCGAGGTCCCCGACGGCGGGCGCCGGGAATCCGGCCTCCTGCAGTCGTGCTCGCAGCCCGTACAGGCCGAGCGGGGTGAGCCGCACCATGCCGTACCGGGACACGTCGGTGTCGTCGACCGGCGCGGCGGGCTCCTCGTCGGCGTCGGCCATGAGCGCCTCGTCGACGGGCTGGTACTCGACCAGACCGACCGGCTCCAGGAGCCGGAATTGGTCGTCGAGGCGCATCATCGCGTCGGAGACCTGCTCCAGGACGTCGTTGGTGGGCTCCCCCATGTCGCTGGGCACGATCATCGAGGCGGCGAGCGCGGGCAGCGGCACGGGTCCGTCGCCGGGCCCTTCCTCGTTGACGCTCAGCAGGTACAGGTTGCCGAGCACACCGTCGAGGAACTCGGCCTCCGCCTCCGGGTCCCAGTCCAGCGAGGAGAAGTCGATCTCCGTGACCCCCTCTTCCGGATTCACCGCGTCGACCAGGTCGTCCAGGTCGGGCACGCTCGCGTCGGCGAGCACCGCCTCCAGTGCCGTCTGCCACACGGCGAGCACGTCGTGCGGGGCGCCGCCGGTGAGCAGGGCGAGCTCCTCGCCCGCGGCGACGGTGCCGGCTTCCTCGTCGGTGATCTCGACGAGCCCGGTGTCGACGGCGACCCGCCAGGCCTCGCTCGCCCAGGCGGCGGCGTCGTCCCCGGTCAGGCCGAGCAGTTCGGCGGCGGCGGGCAGCTGCTCCTCGGCGAGCTCGCCGCCGGCGTCGACGCGGGTGTCGGGGCCGGCCCAGCGGGCGAGCCGGGCGGCCCGGGACAGCAACGGCGTGGACAACGCGTCCCGCGCCAGCTCCGCTTCGGGATGCAGCCGCACCGGCGGCAAGGGGGAGCTGTCTGACATCGGCTGGTTCTCCTAGAGGCGCGGCGTGACCACTCAGCCGCTCAGCCTAGACGGATTTCCACCCATGCCGCCCGGTTCATCTACCCGTCGGGCCGCGTACAT
Above is a window of Streptomyces sp. NBC_00490 DNA encoding:
- a CDS encoding alkaline phosphatase PhoX yields the protein MSLTRRDFATKSAITGAGVALAGSVGALATAPNALAATDIESQGAEAAGGHGGVGYGPLIPDPDGILALPAGFKYRVITYSGKTKLESGEITPSNHDGTATFAGPRGTTLLVNNHELKGPRANWKYPVPLTEGLVYDPAASGGCTVVEVRPDGQVAEWVGIAGTSTNCAGGSTPWGTWLTGEETEDKAGQNGMTKDHGYIFEVDPADRRANRDPRPVKAFGRYAHEAVVIDPKRGHAYLTEDASGPNGLLFRWTPPEGFRHGRGKLRTLADDAGVLQAFKCFDSGGKFVDDLSRATKTGTVYGVDWIDVPDRDAKTVPVRKQFTDGQVTRARKLEGMWWGDGGTYIVSSYARDESPVQHDGQVWFYDPKRRTLTLKVLLGVNPDPSKDGAFDGPDNITVSPYGGLVIAEDGEGVQHLFGATDSGRTYPIARNELNIGTEEEPEYSEFTGVTFSPSGRTLYANIQTPGIMLAITGPWKRHKRG
- a CDS encoding TROVE domain-containing protein, producing the protein MARFNKKAARAQPTSRVTSTGRVLRSYEGGRGHERDARSELFLLAIANFVSQQTFYESGADRDDRYVRLVRQLAVEDPAWTAGLLGWLRGEGNLRTASIVGAAEYVKARLDAGVTDGPANRQVIASVLRRPDEPGELLGCWTATYGRAVPKPVKRGVADAVQRLYNGKSLLKYDTASKGYRFGDILNLVHAAPDADKPWQGELFRYALDRRHNPDTAVPPASNTVLTAHRELMAVPVERRRAVVTSEGGAERLAAAGMTWEALAGWLQGPMDKAAWEAVIPSMGAMALVRNLRNFDQAGVSDEVAAQVAARISDPAEVARSRQFPFRYLAAYQHAPSLRWAYPLEQALGHSLANVPALAGRTLVLVDRSGSMWARLSDRSELNRADAAAIFGTALALRAEQADLVEFGTTSRNLAYDNGESVLKILGRFGDLGGTDTTSAVRAHYRGQDRVLIVTDEQYTFNRHGDPTQQVPDHVPVYTWNLAGYRAGHGPSGKANRHTFGGLSDAAFRMVPLLESARDADWPWAA